One Purpureocillium takamizusanense chromosome 1, complete sequence genomic window carries:
- the RIC1_3 gene encoding WD40 repeat protein (COG:D~COG:K~COG:T~EggNog:ENOG503NWUQ) has protein sequence MMDDFVSESDSDYTSYWRDWVSAQISAPERAAAILTGGWRAQFISARGNEYFCEIDEDYITDRFNLTGLNTEVQYYQYALDLVTDVFDLDCDDEMRETIEKSARHLYGLVHARYIVTTRGLTKMLDKYKKAEFGKCPRVNCHSHPLLPMGLSDIPNVKPVKLYCARCEDMYNPKSSRHASIDGAYFGTSFHNIIFQVYPALIPQKSAERYVPRVYGFKVHAAAALVRWQNARRDDMRRRLRRLEIETGFRNESGAEDDDEDDVDDDVDVEFEGVDGGGGAGGGGGGRVAAAPPAEAQQL, from the exons ATGATGGACGACTTCGTGAGCGAGTCGGACAGCGACTACACGAGCTACTGGCGCGACTGGGTGAGTGCGCAAATCTCCGCGcccgagcgggcggcggcaatacTGACGGGTGGGTGGCGCGCGCAGTTCATATCGGCGCGCGGCAACGAGTACTTTTGCGAGATCGACGAGGACTACATCACGGACCGCTTCAACCTGACGGGCCTCAACACCGAGGTGCAGTACTACCAGTACGCGCTCGACCTGGTGACGGACGTGTTCGACCTcgactgcgacgacgagatgcgcGAGACGATTGAGAAGTCGGCGAGGCACCTCTACGGCCTGGTGCACGCGCGTTATATTGTCACAACCCGCGGGCTGACCAAGATG CTCGACAAGTACAAAAAGGCCGAGTTCGGCAAGTGCCCGCGCGTCAACTGCCACTCGCACCCCCTCCTGCCCATGGGCCTCTCCGACATCCCCAACGTCAAGCCCGTCAAACTCTACTGCGCGCGCTGCGAGGACATGTACAACCCCAAGTCATCGCGCCACGCCtccatcgacggcgcctACTTCGGCACTTCGTTCCACAACATCATCTTCCAGGTCTACCCGGCCCTCATCCCCCAGAAGAGCGCCGAGCGCTACGTGCCCCGCGTCTACGGCTTCAAggtccacgccgccgccgccctcgtccgctggcaaaacgcccgccgcgacgacatgcgccgccgcctccgccgcctcgagatCGAGACGGGCTTCCGCAACGAGAGCggtgccgaggacgacgacgaggacgacgtcgacgacgatgtcgatgtcgagtttgagggcgtcgacgggggaggcggcgccggcggtggcggtggtggtagagtcgccgcggccccgcccgccgaggcccagcaGCTGTGA